A window from Argonema galeatum A003/A1 encodes these proteins:
- a CDS encoding class I SAM-dependent methyltransferase yields the protein MTATVDNTDTGLASRFINGVLAVKPIAALAKHQARQMMMKRAEKIGVSWTKQVEELRSHDWETHLAQVQNPNITYPDYYLRSFHAYDNGNLGWEPALEVEVAAYTVHATIWGNASADGDSKLRQSYHDILAHIPNHPQNILDIGCSVGMSTFALQDTYPQAKITGLDLSPYFLAVANYNSHQRNAQIRWVHAAAESTGLPSASFDLVSIFLVCHELPQEATRQIFRQARRLLRPNGHLAIMDMNPKSEIYAKMPPYILTLLKSTEPWLDEYFSLDIEQALLDAGFATPTITRNSPRHRTIIASAS from the coding sequence ATGACTGCTACTGTAGATAATACCGATACTGGATTAGCTTCGCGCTTCATCAATGGAGTGCTTGCTGTCAAACCGATAGCTGCCTTAGCCAAACATCAAGCTCGTCAAATGATGATGAAACGAGCCGAGAAGATTGGTGTGTCTTGGACAAAGCAAGTAGAGGAGTTGCGATCGCACGATTGGGAAACCCACTTAGCGCAGGTACAAAACCCCAACATAACTTACCCAGATTACTACCTGCGATCGTTCCATGCCTACGATAACGGCAATCTCGGTTGGGAACCTGCCTTAGAAGTGGAAGTTGCCGCCTATACCGTCCACGCCACTATTTGGGGGAATGCAAGTGCCGATGGAGATTCCAAACTACGTCAAAGTTACCACGATATCCTCGCCCATATTCCCAACCACCCACAAAATATTTTGGATATCGGTTGCAGCGTGGGGATGAGTACCTTTGCCCTCCAGGATACCTATCCCCAGGCAAAAATAACTGGTCTTGACTTATCACCCTATTTTCTGGCAGTTGCAAACTACAACTCCCACCAGCGTAACGCTCAAATCCGTTGGGTTCATGCCGCCGCCGAATCAACTGGTTTACCCTCAGCGTCATTTGATTTAGTATCTATCTTCCTGGTGTGCCACGAACTGCCGCAAGAAGCAACGCGGCAAATTTTCCGCCAAGCGCGGCGTCTGCTGCGTCCAAACGGTCATTTAGCCATCATGGATATGAATCCTAAATCGGAAATCTACGCCAAAATGCCGCCGTATATTCTGACATTGCTCAAAAGTACCGAACCTTGGTTAGATGAATATTTCAGTTTGGATATTGAACAAGCCTTGTTAGATGCTGGTTTCGCAACGCCAACTATTACTCGCAACAGTCCTCGCCACCGCACCATTATTGCCAGCGCGAGCTAA
- a CDS encoding DUF3352 domain-containing protein: MSEKKPGILNPITIGLAVIVAGGVFGYLYLKGVFSDATSPLASAKVVPDEALMTGMISTDPKAWAQLQQFGTPEAQSAINKGLNDFNKQMTAESKIDYAKDIYPWLGSVMFAVLPSDPNIPGKQNLLMVVGIKDKISAWNFSNKIKSQIKGQETDYNGVKILETTGSSGKTYSAVLNDHLVFAPERKAVEQAIDTFKGQPSFAKKENAVSLLSKSVDIQNTLAQIYIPEYGNVIQQLIASNPNSPPLPPQSLAQLKLVKSLVMGLGVDDSGLRMKAIGKVDPSLIKVEYKPTPGKVVAQFPLETIALISGQGISRGWAAVVAESEKNTELQKQLDQYRQQIRTSYNLDLDKDIFGWMDGEFALAAISSDQGLLAQFGFGGALVLKTSDRQTAEATLAKIDAIAQTNSITVAERNVQGKTVKEWKLPSQEILLGYGWLDNESVFVAVGSPLIDVMVTNSNSLDGSESFKAIAGSLQKPNIGYFYIDMDKTMSLVNRNLAAAQNSPLPPDANAILNSIRGIGLTATQPDASTSQVEMLLALKPKTK, encoded by the coding sequence ATGTCTGAAAAAAAACCGGGTATTCTCAATCCAATTACAATTGGTCTTGCTGTTATCGTAGCAGGTGGCGTATTTGGCTATCTTTACTTGAAAGGTGTTTTTAGCGATGCCACAAGTCCTTTGGCTAGTGCTAAAGTTGTGCCGGATGAAGCATTGATGACAGGCATGATTTCCACAGACCCTAAAGCTTGGGCGCAATTGCAGCAATTTGGTACTCCGGAAGCTCAATCTGCTATTAACAAAGGTCTAAACGACTTCAACAAGCAGATGACGGCGGAATCGAAAATTGATTATGCAAAAGATATTTACCCTTGGCTTGGTAGTGTGATGTTTGCTGTTCTGCCATCAGACCCAAATATACCGGGAAAGCAAAACCTTTTGATGGTAGTTGGGATTAAAGACAAAATAAGTGCCTGGAATTTTTCTAATAAAATTAAGTCGCAAATTAAAGGTCAGGAGACAGACTACAATGGTGTCAAAATATTGGAAACAACGGGTAGTAGCGGTAAAACATACAGCGCTGTTTTGAATGACCATTTAGTGTTTGCACCGGAAAGAAAAGCTGTGGAACAAGCAATAGACACTTTCAAAGGACAACCTTCATTTGCTAAGAAAGAAAATGCAGTTAGCCTTCTTTCCAAGAGTGTAGATATACAAAATACTCTGGCGCAAATTTACATACCTGAATACGGAAATGTAATACAACAATTAATCGCCAGCAATCCTAATTCGCCACCATTGCCGCCTCAATCTCTGGCGCAACTAAAGCTGGTAAAATCTTTGGTAATGGGATTGGGAGTTGATGATTCTGGTTTGCGGATGAAAGCAATAGGAAAAGTAGATCCGTCTTTAATTAAAGTAGAGTACAAACCTACTCCGGGAAAAGTGGTGGCGCAATTTCCGCTTGAGACGATCGCACTCATCAGCGGACAAGGTATCAGTCGCGGTTGGGCAGCTGTAGTAGCAGAATCAGAAAAAAATACTGAACTTCAAAAACAACTCGACCAATACAGACAGCAAATCAGAACTAGCTACAATCTTGACCTAGATAAAGATATTTTTGGTTGGATGGATGGGGAATTTGCATTGGCAGCAATTTCATCTGACCAAGGTTTGTTAGCTCAGTTTGGTTTTGGTGGTGCTTTGGTGTTGAAAACAAGCGATCGCCAAACCGCAGAAGCAACATTAGCTAAAATAGATGCGATCGCGCAAACTAACTCCATCACGGTAGCAGAAAGAAACGTCCAAGGCAAAACAGTAAAAGAATGGAAACTTCCCAGTCAAGAAATATTATTAGGATATGGTTGGCTGGATAATGAATCGGTATTTGTGGCAGTTGGTAGTCCACTTATCGATGTAATGGTAACCAATTCTAACTCTCTCGATGGTAGCGAATCTTTTAAAGCGATCGCAGGTTCTTTGCAGAAGCCAAATATAGGCTACTTTTACATCGATATGGACAAAACAATGTCCTTGGTAAATCGTAACCTCGCTGCTGCACAAAATAGCCCCCTCCCGCCAGACGCCAACGCCATCCTCAATTCCATTCGCGGTATCGGACTCACCGCTACTCAGCCTGACGCATCAACGAGTCAAGTGGAAATGTTGCTAGCACTCAAACCAAAAACAAAATAG
- a CDS encoding tetratricopeptide repeat protein, with the protein MARNRLTITHENDTIRLSWQRGQESTRFADAIPFQHPFDEQALTDLRWYLEEFLRFPYGIEPDKAKKIEQKLQEWGEQLFSLVFRSSEKARQFFQAATWDGLNQCQLSITSDDPAVLNLPWELLYSPDDRIFLAPKIAQMYRSLSDYKVRGEKGEMQQEKLNILLVIARPLGEKDIGFQTIARPMLAALKEIRQQVNLKVLRPPSFQEFERELNNNKSFYHIVHFDGHGKFDPTSVGFQHSFGGAGQGLLVFENPDGSPQHITAAQIAQSLTDCGVPIFVLNACKSAQEGSEPFSSVATRLVAEGAKGVVAMAYSVYAVGAKHFIGRLYEELVLGKSLAEAVAAGRLEMLNQRLRPSPKGDLPLQDWLVPVLYQQQSYQPFTPKAAPVSREEKRKARQEAQSRSLMDIPAKVGYEFIGRDYDILRLERAFRQNHVVLLQGMAGVGKTELTGGFARWLDETQGRIGGIFFTSFEQGAGLSLIVNQIGRVVWGEDFSQDLPEDQLDDVLDYLQNNHCLLIWDNFEPVAGFPTGNEPLLPADERDNLQRFLKELRGGKSWVLITSRREERWLDCGYTLLNLKGLDEKDAEEFAAKVLRTVGVDRAKLPPEYLELLKLLGGHPLSLRVVLPHLKTQSPVQLIKDLRQGGDRFSGVEEEGRDESLIVSLDYSFARLSDKCRQHLPFLGLFSEQVNAHCINMLSNPVHTYFMISFSGEPHNDFGQAYQAVFGEVLQESDWLRILNEAVEAGILEHLGQTLYKIHPALPWYLRQRLSERYPEMEVSNLEKKLLTSYAVLADIFCQTLISDAQIAIMLLLFEEPNLLQNLRLAEQCQEWTHAIVIVQALGEVYKRLGRLLEFKSMKQRLLTRIGNRFADVKPKGQRAIDLWIYLHENNFTTNNIAEIPVSIYQEIIDALTELEHPLKSTRIAHLYYDMGGDAEQKRDFIKAIDYYNKALDILNDEGDTYRTASIYAQLGIVAQKQGDFNTAITYYQKALEILIDSKDFYRVAKVYNYLGVVATEKRDFDMAIIHCSEALELFKGGGYFYDVATTYTHLGAIALGKEKFQDASNYYKEAIRNFEDVGETESAAVCYHQMGTLAYLKRDLEPAKLYYKKALEIRLNNKDFYKAANQYHQLGMVAEEKQDFTSAIRYYNQSLQICENFGDFNSAATDYHQLGIVAHKKGDFYTAITNYKKAFEIFQELEDWYKACFPLRGLAKLLEENKILIDAMKIYIKALSIDIEYDNKELIDLDILNLARMLKLLGESEFLAIWREVTDGECDGDVRAAIWSARDNLETE; encoded by the coding sequence ATGGCGAGAAATCGGTTAACAATCACCCACGAAAATGATACGATTCGCCTATCTTGGCAACGGGGACAAGAAAGCACCCGCTTCGCCGATGCTATCCCCTTCCAGCATCCCTTTGATGAGCAAGCGTTGACAGACTTACGCTGGTATCTGGAAGAATTTCTCAGATTTCCCTACGGTATTGAACCAGATAAAGCGAAAAAAATCGAGCAGAAGTTGCAGGAATGGGGAGAACAGCTATTTTCCCTAGTATTCCGCAGCAGCGAGAAAGCGCGGCAATTTTTTCAGGCGGCGACTTGGGACGGGTTGAATCAGTGCCAACTTAGCATAACTTCCGACGACCCAGCGGTGCTGAATTTGCCTTGGGAGTTGCTGTACTCGCCAGATGACCGAATATTTCTTGCACCCAAAATTGCCCAAATGTATCGCAGTCTCAGCGATTATAAGGTGCGGGGAGAAAAGGGGGAAATGCAGCAGGAAAAATTGAATATTTTGCTGGTAATTGCGCGTCCTCTGGGAGAAAAAGATATCGGTTTTCAAACAATTGCACGTCCAATGTTGGCAGCGCTCAAAGAAATTCGGCAGCAAGTTAATCTTAAAGTATTGCGTCCCCCCAGCTTTCAAGAATTTGAGCGGGAACTGAATAACAATAAAAGTTTTTATCACATCGTTCATTTTGACGGACATGGGAAATTTGACCCCACCAGTGTGGGATTTCAACACTCATTTGGAGGTGCAGGACAGGGTTTACTCGTATTTGAAAATCCCGATGGTTCGCCACAACATATTACTGCTGCCCAAATTGCCCAGAGTTTAACAGATTGCGGCGTGCCGATTTTCGTGTTGAATGCTTGCAAATCTGCCCAAGAGGGAAGCGAACCTTTTTCATCGGTGGCGACGCGCTTAGTGGCGGAAGGTGCGAAAGGTGTGGTGGCGATGGCTTATTCCGTTTACGCTGTCGGTGCGAAGCATTTCATCGGGCGCTTGTACGAAGAGTTGGTACTGGGGAAGAGTTTAGCCGAGGCGGTAGCGGCGGGACGTTTGGAAATGTTGAATCAACGCTTGCGCCCAAGTCCCAAAGGCGATTTGCCGTTGCAAGATTGGTTAGTTCCGGTGCTATATCAGCAGCAATCTTATCAGCCGTTTACACCAAAAGCTGCTCCTGTTAGCCGCGAAGAGAAACGAAAAGCCAGACAGGAAGCTCAAAGCCGTTCTCTAATGGATATACCAGCAAAGGTTGGTTATGAATTCATTGGTCGAGATTACGATATTTTGCGCTTAGAACGAGCCTTTCGCCAAAATCATGTAGTGTTGTTGCAAGGTATGGCGGGTGTTGGTAAAACCGAGTTAACTGGTGGTTTTGCCCGGTGGTTAGATGAAACTCAGGGACGTATCGGCGGCATTTTCTTTACATCTTTTGAGCAAGGCGCAGGCTTGAGTCTGATAGTAAATCAAATTGGTCGAGTGGTGTGGGGCGAGGATTTTTCTCAGGATTTACCGGAAGACCAACTAGATGATGTACTTGATTATTTGCAAAATAACCATTGTCTGTTGATTTGGGATAATTTTGAGCCTGTGGCAGGGTTTCCGACTGGAAATGAACCGCTTTTACCTGCGGATGAGCGAGATAATTTGCAGCGGTTTCTCAAAGAGTTGCGCGGTGGGAAATCCTGGGTGCTGATTACCAGTCGGCGCGAGGAACGTTGGCTGGATTGCGGTTATACGTTATTAAATCTGAAGGGATTGGATGAGAAGGATGCAGAAGAGTTTGCAGCTAAGGTGTTGCGAACTGTGGGAGTAGATAGGGCGAAATTGCCGCCAGAATATTTGGAATTGTTGAAATTGTTGGGGGGACATCCGCTATCGTTGCGGGTGGTGTTACCGCATTTGAAAACGCAAAGTCCGGTGCAGTTGATTAAAGATTTGCGGCAGGGAGGCGATAGGTTTTCTGGTGTGGAGGAGGAAGGGAGAGATGAGTCTCTGATTGTGTCGTTGGATTATTCGTTTGCGAGGTTGTCGGATAAATGCCGTCAGCATTTGCCGTTTTTGGGTTTGTTTAGTGAGCAAGTGAATGCTCATTGCATCAATATGCTCTCTAATCCAGTCCACACTTATTTCATGATTTCCTTCTCTGGAGAACCTCATAATGACTTTGGACAGGCATATCAGGCGGTTTTTGGGGAAGTCTTGCAAGAATCGGATTGGTTAAGGATTCTCAACGAAGCCGTAGAAGCAGGCATTTTAGAACATTTAGGTCAAACCCTGTATAAAATTCACCCTGCTCTGCCTTGGTATTTACGTCAAAGGCTGTCTGAGCGTTATCCTGAAATGGAGGTGAGCAACTTAGAAAAAAAGTTGCTAACTTCTTATGCAGTTTTAGCAGATATTTTCTGTCAAACACTAATTAGCGACGCTCAGATAGCAATCATGCTATTGTTATTTGAGGAACCCAACTTGCTACAAAATCTCCGACTGGCAGAACAATGCCAGGAATGGACTCATGCTATTGTAATTGTGCAAGCTTTAGGGGAAGTTTATAAGCGGCTTGGTCGCCTACTAGAATTTAAGTCAATGAAGCAACGGTTACTCACAAGAATTGGTAATCGTTTTGCAGATGTTAAACCAAAGGGTCAACGGGCTATTGATTTGTGGATTTATCTTCACGAAAATAATTTTACTACTAATAATATTGCAGAAATACCAGTTTCAATATATCAAGAAATTATAGATGCGCTTACAGAATTAGAGCATCCCTTAAAATCTACAAGAATTGCTCATTTATATTATGACATGGGTGGTGATGCAGAGCAAAAACGTGATTTTATTAAAGCTATTGACTATTATAACAAAGCTCTTGACATACTTAACGATGAAGGAGATACTTACAGAACTGCTTCTATTTATGCCCAATTGGGTATTGTCGCACAGAAACAAGGTGATTTTAATACAGCGATTACCTATTATCAAAAAGCTCTTGAAATTTTAATAGATTCAAAGGATTTCTACAGAGTTGCTAAAGTATACAATTATTTGGGCGTAGTGGCAACAGAAAAAAGAGATTTTGATATGGCAATTATTCATTGTAGTGAAGCTCTTGAACTTTTTAAAGGGGGAGGATATTTTTACGACGTTGCAACCACTTATACGCACTTAGGCGCAATTGCACTTGGAAAAGAAAAATTTCAAGATGCAAGTAACTATTATAAAGAAGCTATCAGGAATTTTGAAGATGTGGGCGAAACTGAATCTGCTGCTGTTTGTTATCATCAAATGGGTACTTTAGCATATTTAAAGCGAGATTTAGAACCAGCAAAACTCTATTATAAAAAGGCATTAGAAATTCGATTAAATAATAAAGATTTTTACAAGGCAGCCAATCAATATCACCAACTGGGTATGGTAGCAGAAGAAAAACAAGATTTTACCTCAGCAATTAGGTACTACAACCAGTCCCTACAGATTTGCGAAAATTTTGGAGATTTTAACAGTGCTGCTACTGATTATCACCAACTGGGTATAGTGGCACATAAAAAAGGGGATTTTTATACAGCCATTACTAATTACAAAAAAGCTTTTGAAATTTTTCAAGAATTGGAAGACTGGTATAAAGCTTGTTTTCCTTTGAGGGGATTGGCTAAGCTATTAGAAGAGAACAAGATTTTAATTGATGCTATGAAAATTTATATTAAAGCTTTGTCGATTGACATTGAATATGATAATAAAGAGTTGATTGATTTAGATATCTTGAATTTAGCCCGAATGCTCAAGCTGTTAGGCGAAAGCGAATTTCTGGCAATTTGGCGCGAGGTAACGGATGGGGAATGTGATGGAGATGTGCGGGCAGCAATTTGGTCAGCGCGGGATAATCTAGAAACAGAATGA
- the tnpA gene encoding IS200/IS605 family transposase: MALWRLYYHLVWATKERQPLIDPKREPDLYNYIIGKADSHRCIVHAIGGIEDHIHLVVSIPPTLSIVDFVKHIKGSSSHEMNQLLPSSGVKFGWQRGYGVFSLGRKQLDEAVAYVKNQKQHHLEGTIIAALERETDEDDGVIGCDRIIYINKPAKIYI, translated from the coding sequence ATGGCTCTTTGGCGGCTTTATTATCACCTTGTTTGGGCAACAAAAGAACGTCAACCGCTAATCGATCCAAAAAGAGAGCCTGACCTTTATAATTATATTATTGGTAAAGCTGATTCACATCGTTGTATTGTTCATGCCATTGGCGGCATAGAAGACCATATTCATTTAGTAGTTTCTATTCCTCCGACTCTTTCAATTGTAGATTTTGTTAAACATATCAAAGGTAGCAGTTCTCATGAGATGAATCAGCTTTTACCGAGTTCGGGAGTAAAATTTGGTTGGCAACGTGGGTACGGGGTGTTTTCTCTTGGACGCAAGCAATTGGATGAGGCTGTAGCTTATGTGAAGAATCAGAAACAGCATCATTTAGAAGGAACAATTATTGCTGCGTTGGAACGAGAAACGGATGAAGATGATGGGGTAATAGGTTGCGATCGCATTATATATATAAATAAACCTGCTAAAATATATATTTGA
- a CDS encoding type II toxin-antitoxin system VapC family toxin codes for MKILIDTNIIVDVALERQPFYSESVQVLSLVHQKRVEGYISASTVSDLYYIIRKVKGRDQTIDFLSRTLTFCQVATVDQSVISMALTANFRDFEDAIQYSTARVNQLDAIVTRNTADFPVSTPRIMSPAQLIQELTNYS; via the coding sequence GTGAAAATTCTAATTGACACCAATATTATAGTGGATGTAGCCTTAGAACGCCAGCCATTTTACAGCGAAAGCGTGCAAGTTTTGTCACTTGTTCATCAGAAACGAGTTGAAGGCTACATTTCGGCATCAACTGTTAGCGATCTTTATTACATTATCCGTAAAGTCAAAGGTCGAGATCAAACTATTGATTTTTTAAGTAGGACTCTTACCTTTTGTCAAGTAGCTACAGTGGATCAATCTGTAATCTCAATGGCACTAACTGCCAACTTCAGGGATTTTGAAGATGCGATTCAATACAGCACTGCTAGGGTGAATCAATTGGATGCGATCGTAACTCGCAATACGGCAGATTTTCCTGTTTCTACTCCTCGAATTATGTCTCCGGCGCAGTTGATTCAGGAGTTAACGAATTACTCTTAA
- a CDS encoding type II toxin-antitoxin system RelE/ParE family toxin, which produces MASNNPQAARSLKERIKQQCKLLADFAEMGRNRDNFEPGLRSFPLEDYIIFYRAIEGGIEIARVVSGYRDLEILFQSDDPE; this is translated from the coding sequence ATCGCAAGTAACAATCCCCAGGCCGCCAGAAGTCTCAAAGAAAGAATCAAACAACAGTGTAAGCTATTGGCAGATTTTGCCGAAATGGGGCGGAATCGGGATAATTTTGAGCCAGGGTTGCGGAGTTTTCCTCTGGAAGATTACATAATATTTTATCGTGCAATTGAAGGAGGTATTGAAATCGCACGGGTGGTGAGTGGTTACCGCGATTTAGAAATTCTTTTTCAAAGTGACGATCCTGAGTAA
- a CDS encoding type II toxin-antitoxin system ParD family antitoxin produces the protein MNVSLSPELEQFLDEKVKSGKFQSPSEVINEALRLLEERERSQMARLDRLKAKIRVGIEELDRGEGIDGDLVFAELEDDIQRIETEMQQIQEAK, from the coding sequence ATGAACGTATCACTGAGTCCAGAACTCGAACAGTTTCTTGACGAGAAAGTAAAAAGCGGCAAATTTCAGTCACCTAGTGAGGTAATTAACGAAGCGTTAAGGCTTTTAGAAGAGAGGGAACGTTCTCAGATGGCGCGTTTGGATAGGTTGAAAGCGAAAATCAGAGTGGGTATTGAAGAACTCGATCGCGGTGAGGGAATTGACGGTGACCTAGTGTTTGCTGAACTTGAAGACGACATCCAGCGAATTGAAACAGAAATGCAGCAAATTCAGGAAGCAAAATAA